A window of Lysobacter terrestris contains these coding sequences:
- a CDS encoding sensor domain-containing diguanylate cyclase, with translation MKAAWWAMALLAWLVLMPAGAEASHASNGVARIERLHDGIATTAAQVQAQPERAWTPTAEPHQLAGAQHGGWWRVHALPAQGSRLLLVYHPYSARLTVLAPPHYQPQRGSIFDPGADSGHSRRALAFAWPDTTAPIYVGVEDARYPLQLAVRSSRDFASEDYGHVRVLWLCLGILIGVSLVTLLFWLQLRERVYLLFAATMALQLLYVLLAYGDAYALAPLSWLARFGAEGIWFVATSSTIVTVFFLLDFAELRPRAPRLSTALLWVGAILPTLLLAALLVSAVLPGTSRNAWFPPIGNGLLLLANVIAIVTLVAVWLRGGRHAGFVLIAWVPLVFVTTARALQLGAGQPLNPWLEYGLPLMQAFAAVVLVLGLAHRMRTFQRERDAAQQDAEHDALTRVLNRAGMMRRLDRAIADSRHRPMPLSVLFLDLDHFKRINDTHGHAVGDACLCAVIDAIHTQMQPEQQLGRIGGEEFLLLLPGSARRHARDLAERIREQVEARCASVQGAPVGLTLSIGVVECQAMDGTQSLLQRADEAMYRAKHEGRNRVVVLDARDTAERRNAVMP, from the coding sequence ATGAAGGCAGCATGGTGGGCGATGGCGCTGTTGGCGTGGCTGGTGCTGATGCCGGCCGGCGCCGAGGCGTCGCACGCGAGCAATGGCGTCGCCCGCATCGAGCGGTTGCACGATGGGATCGCGACCACCGCTGCGCAGGTTCAAGCGCAGCCGGAACGCGCCTGGACGCCGACCGCCGAACCGCACCAGCTGGCCGGCGCGCAACACGGCGGGTGGTGGCGCGTGCATGCGCTGCCGGCGCAGGGGTCGCGGCTGCTGCTGGTCTACCACCCCTACAGCGCGCGCCTGACCGTGCTGGCGCCGCCGCACTACCAGCCGCAGCGCGGGTCGATCTTCGATCCGGGCGCCGACAGCGGACACTCGCGTCGCGCGCTGGCGTTCGCCTGGCCCGACACCACGGCGCCGATCTATGTCGGCGTGGAGGACGCGCGCTACCCGCTGCAGCTCGCCGTGCGCTCGTCGCGCGATTTCGCCAGCGAGGACTATGGGCACGTGCGCGTGCTGTGGCTGTGCCTGGGCATCCTGATCGGGGTCTCGCTGGTGACGCTGCTGTTCTGGCTGCAGCTGCGCGAACGGGTGTACCTGCTGTTCGCCGCGACGATGGCGCTGCAGCTGCTGTACGTGCTGCTCGCCTACGGCGATGCCTATGCGCTCGCGCCGTTGTCGTGGCTGGCGCGGTTCGGTGCGGAAGGCATCTGGTTCGTCGCCACCAGCTCGACGATCGTGACCGTCTTCTTCCTGCTCGATTTCGCCGAACTGCGCCCGCGCGCACCGCGGCTGAGTACGGCGCTGTTGTGGGTGGGTGCGATCCTGCCGACGCTGCTGCTGGCCGCGTTGCTGGTGTCGGCGGTGCTGCCGGGGACCTCGCGCAACGCCTGGTTCCCGCCGATCGGCAACGGCCTGCTGCTGCTCGCCAACGTGATCGCGATCGTCACCCTGGTGGCCGTGTGGCTGCGCGGCGGCCGCCACGCCGGCTTCGTCCTCATCGCCTGGGTGCCGCTGGTCTTCGTCACTACCGCGCGCGCGCTGCAGCTGGGCGCGGGGCAGCCGCTCAATCCGTGGCTCGAATATGGTCTGCCGCTGATGCAGGCGTTCGCCGCGGTGGTGCTGGTGCTGGGACTGGCGCACCGCATGCGCACCTTCCAGCGCGAACGCGACGCCGCGCAGCAGGATGCCGAACACGATGCGCTGACCCGCGTGCTCAACCGCGCCGGCATGATGCGTCGGCTGGACCGCGCCATTGCCGACAGCCGCCATCGCCCGATGCCGCTGTCGGTGTTGTTCCTCGACCTGGACCACTTCAAGCGCATCAACGACACGCACGGTCACGCCGTCGGCGACGCCTGCCTGTGCGCGGTGATCGATGCGATCCACACGCAGATGCAGCCTGAGCAGCAGCTGGGCCGCATCGGTGGCGAGGAATTCCTGCTGCTGTTGCCGGGCTCTGCGCGCCGGCACGCGCGCGACCTCGCCGAGCGCATCCGCGAGCAGGTGGAAGCGCGGTGCGCGAGCGTGCAGGGCGCGCCGGTGGGCCTGACCCTGAGCATCGGCGTGGTGGAGTGCCAGGCGATGGACGGCACGCAATCGCTGCTGCAGCGCGCGGACGAAGCCATGTACCGCGCCAAGCATGAGGGCCGCAACCGCGTCGTCGTGCTGGACGCGCGCGATACGGCGGAGCGGCGCAATGCGGTGATGCCGTAG
- a CDS encoding DUF1761 domain-containing protein, translated as MSTDINWLAAVAAAVSAFVLGGIWYGPLFKNAWCREAGVDPNAAPAHPARVFGSAFVLALVAAIAFAMLLGPAPSLHLGLHHGALVGFAFVATSFGINYAFAQRSLKLWLIDGGYHVLQFVLYGAILGLWH; from the coding sequence ATGTCGACCGACATCAACTGGCTGGCCGCCGTTGCCGCCGCCGTCTCCGCGTTCGTGCTCGGCGGCATCTGGTACGGGCCGCTGTTCAAGAACGCCTGGTGCCGCGAAGCCGGCGTCGACCCGAATGCGGCGCCCGCGCACCCGGCGCGCGTGTTCGGCAGCGCGTTCGTGCTGGCGCTGGTCGCCGCGATCGCGTTCGCGATGCTGCTGGGCCCCGCGCCGTCGCTGCACCTGGGCCTGCACCACGGCGCGCTGGTCGGCTTCGCCTTCGTCGCCACCAGCTTCGGCATCAACTACGCCTTCGCCCAGCGCAGCCTGAAGCTGTGGCTGATCGACGGCGGCTACCACGTGCTGCAGTTCGTGCTCTACGGCGCGATCCTGGGCCTGTGGCATTGA
- a CDS encoding 2-hydroxychromene-2-carboxylate isomerase encodes MPIRWYFDFISPFSYLHWQKVKALPEAVTPVPIVFGAVLAACGQKGPAEIPGKREFTYRHVLWQARQEGVALRFPPVHPFNPLAALRLCVAAGASAEAVDAIFDWIWKDGHPGDSFEALAPVAAALGIDAAATQGEDTKARLRANTEAAIAAGVYGVPTLAFAEHLFWGNDAHAFALAALRNPALLADPEMQRVGALPVGVQRR; translated from the coding sequence ATGCCGATCCGCTGGTACTTCGACTTCATCTCGCCGTTCTCCTACCTGCACTGGCAGAAGGTGAAGGCGCTGCCCGAGGCGGTGACGCCGGTGCCGATCGTGTTCGGCGCGGTGCTCGCCGCATGCGGGCAGAAAGGACCGGCGGAGATCCCCGGCAAGCGCGAATTCACCTACCGCCACGTGCTGTGGCAGGCGCGGCAGGAAGGCGTGGCGTTGCGCTTCCCGCCCGTGCACCCGTTCAATCCGCTGGCCGCGCTGCGCCTGTGCGTGGCCGCGGGCGCCAGCGCAGAGGCCGTCGATGCGATCTTCGACTGGATCTGGAAGGACGGGCATCCGGGCGACAGCTTCGAAGCGCTCGCGCCGGTGGCGGCCGCGCTCGGCATCGACGCTGCCGCGACGCAGGGCGAAGACACGAAGGCGCGGCTGCGCGCGAACACCGAAGCGGCGATCGCGGCCGGCGTCTACGGCGTGCCGACCCTGGCGTTCGCAGAGCACCTGTTCTGGGGCAACGATGCCCACGCCTTCGCGCTTGCTGCGCTGCGCAATCCGGCGCTGCTGGCCGATCCGGAGATGCAGCGCGTCGGCGCGCTGCCGGTGGGCGTGCAACGGCGCTGA
- a CDS encoding DegV family protein, whose protein sequence is MRIGIVVDSPCDLPESYLQAHNISILPTTVRMGSAMLADYRNPEAALQFLQTHLAERGWEAESSPFAVEQIRELFLGKLVIDYDFVFCLTITKTRSQIFDNAQQASFAILNEYKEPRAAAGNNSPFALRVIDTQNLFAAQGVMAVEAVRLRDAGEGTPKIRARLENLALHTQGFLIPRDLNYMRERTRIRGDRSVSFLAAKLGTAFDIKPILHCNRGETGPVGKVKNFDNAAQKLFDHATSRIEKRELMTPTMCVSYGGVLEELRELPGYAQLRQACVVNNIELFETVMSLTSMVNIGKGGLALGYAAETGKIEL, encoded by the coding sequence ATGCGCATCGGAATCGTCGTCGACTCGCCATGCGACCTGCCGGAAAGTTACCTGCAGGCCCACAACATCTCGATCCTCCCGACCACCGTGCGCATGGGCTCGGCCATGTTGGCCGACTACCGCAACCCGGAAGCGGCGCTGCAGTTCCTGCAGACCCACCTGGCCGAGCGCGGCTGGGAAGCGGAGAGCAGCCCGTTCGCGGTCGAGCAGATCCGCGAGCTGTTCCTCGGCAAGCTGGTCATCGACTACGACTTCGTGTTCTGCCTGACGATCACCAAGACGCGCAGCCAGATCTTCGACAACGCGCAGCAGGCCAGCTTCGCGATCCTCAACGAATACAAGGAACCGCGCGCGGCGGCGGGCAACAACTCGCCCTTCGCCCTGCGCGTGATCGACACGCAGAACCTGTTCGCCGCCCAGGGCGTGATGGCGGTGGAGGCGGTGCGCCTACGCGACGCCGGCGAGGGCACGCCGAAGATCCGCGCGCGACTGGAGAACCTCGCCCTGCACACGCAGGGTTTTTTGATCCCGCGCGACCTCAACTACATGCGCGAACGCACCCGCATCCGCGGCGACCGCAGCGTCAGCTTCCTCGCCGCCAAGCTCGGCACCGCCTTCGACATCAAGCCGATCCTGCACTGCAACCGCGGTGAGACCGGGCCGGTGGGCAAGGTCAAGAACTTCGACAACGCCGCGCAGAAGCTGTTCGACCACGCCACCTCGCGCATCGAGAAGCGCGAGCTGATGACCCCGACCATGTGCGTGAGCTACGGCGGCGTGCTCGAGGAACTGCGCGAACTGCCCGGCTATGCGCAGCTGCGCCAGGCCTGCGTGGTGAACAACATCGAGTTGTTCGAGACGGTGATGAGCCTCACCAGCATGGTCAACATCGGCAAGGGCGGCCTGGCCCTGGGCTACGCCGCGGAGACCGGCAAGATCGAGCTGTGA
- a CDS encoding LuxR family transcriptional regulator, which produces MSGLPVLAFGRDRRWAVHLQRVLAPRGELDWCGVFTVETLPSPTGRPAIWLLDGDDLRTARLPVPDSQSSRIYCYRHPDVGSLRSCARLGASGCLEKLASPDVLLRALRAVESGLFAVDSALLTRALAAERRAPAPVNNLGHLTERQREIVHWAAMGMSNKQIGRRLGISPETVKSHLHQVFEREGISGRVALLALHRPDGRKPPVGETVVQD; this is translated from the coding sequence ATGTCGGGTCTGCCGGTACTGGCTTTTGGACGCGACCGGCGTTGGGCGGTGCATCTCCAGCGCGTGTTGGCGCCGCGCGGGGAGCTGGACTGGTGCGGCGTGTTCACCGTCGAGACCCTGCCGAGCCCCACCGGCCGCCCGGCGATCTGGCTGCTGGACGGAGACGATCTGCGCACGGCGCGCCTGCCGGTGCCCGACAGCCAGTCGTCGCGGATCTACTGCTACCGGCATCCGGATGTCGGCAGCCTGCGCAGCTGCGCGCGCCTGGGCGCCAGCGGCTGCCTGGAGAAGCTGGCGTCGCCCGACGTGCTGCTGCGGGCCCTGCGAGCGGTCGAGTCAGGGTTGTTCGCGGTCGACAGCGCTCTGCTGACGCGGGCCCTGGCGGCGGAGCGGCGGGCGCCTGCGCCGGTGAACAACCTCGGTCATCTCACCGAGCGGCAGCGCGAGATCGTGCACTGGGCCGCCATGGGCATGAGCAACAAGCAGATCGGCCGCCGCCTGGGGATCAGCCCGGAAACGGTGAAGAGCCACCTGCACCAGGTGTTCGAACGCGAGGGCATCAGCGGCCGCGTGGCGCTGCTGGCACTGCACCGGCCGGACGGGCGCAAGCCGCCGGTCGGCGAGACGGTGGTTCAGGACTGA
- a CDS encoding NEW3 domain-containing protein — protein sequence MQFSPTAARVAFSAALLLLFPMSVPSAHAAPRAATTATTLEGELEVLVEDYADGHSRERHFLKTEQRRFELKSEGKRNGLLSGARVRVRGQLAGETLALSSDSGSVQVVQAALPYTMGEQRTAVILVNFQDNAPQPMTATAVNDLVFGTVNNFYKEASFQQTWLTGDTFGWYTIPVSSATCDTASIYTEAQKAVAASGVDLSTYKRTIFMFPTISACGWAGSGNVGGAKTNAWINGSFTLHTIGHELGHNQGLSHAHSRDCGSTTLGASCTVADYGDVIDIMGSLRAGQFSPFQKELMGWLNDGVSPPIHTANVSGRYSIEPYSSSSVGPKAIKIPRGVDSSGKQLWYYIEYRQPIGADAMLGSVGNLTRGVIVRLATEGDRYSSDLLDTTPASYITTNGDFQDGALAVGQTYSEAAANVSFTLVSADANGATLDVSIGSGGSTPTCTRAAPVVSVSGPATAVAAGTAVNYAVSVTNKDSSACSATSFSLARSVPSGWSGTLAATSLTLSPGASASTTLGVVSAGTAAAGSYGIGVGVSSSTGAIHTTSASGNYTVSAPTGTLSEAVATDKASYARGETVYMSALVKKDGVATAGASVKFTVTLPSGSTTVVSASSGSDGYARATYRTAKGKGAAGNYGLRAEAVLGGTAASASGSFRVL from the coding sequence ATGCAGTTTTCCCCCACGGCGGCCCGTGTCGCCTTCAGCGCCGCGCTGCTGCTCCTGTTCCCGATGAGCGTGCCGTCGGCGCATGCCGCGCCGCGCGCGGCGACCACCGCCACCACGCTGGAAGGCGAGCTGGAAGTGCTGGTCGAGGACTACGCCGATGGCCACAGCCGCGAGCGCCATTTCCTCAAGACCGAACAGCGGCGTTTCGAACTCAAGTCCGAAGGCAAGCGCAATGGCCTGCTCAGCGGCGCACGCGTGCGCGTCCGCGGCCAGCTGGCCGGCGAGACCCTGGCGCTGTCCAGCGATTCGGGCAGTGTGCAGGTGGTGCAGGCGGCCCTGCCGTACACCATGGGCGAGCAGCGCACCGCGGTGATCCTGGTGAACTTCCAGGACAACGCCCCCCAACCGATGACTGCCACCGCGGTCAATGACCTGGTGTTCGGCACGGTCAACAATTTCTACAAGGAAGCCTCGTTCCAGCAGACCTGGCTCACGGGCGACACGTTCGGCTGGTACACCATCCCGGTGAGCAGTGCGACCTGCGATACCGCCTCGATCTACACCGAAGCGCAGAAGGCCGTTGCCGCCAGCGGCGTCGACCTGTCGACGTACAAGCGCACGATCTTCATGTTCCCGACGATCAGCGCCTGCGGCTGGGCCGGGTCGGGCAATGTCGGCGGCGCGAAGACGAACGCGTGGATCAACGGCAGCTTCACCCTGCACACCATTGGCCACGAACTCGGCCACAACCAGGGCCTGAGCCACGCGCACAGCCGCGACTGCGGTAGCACCACGCTCGGCGCCAGCTGCACGGTGGCCGACTACGGCGACGTCATCGACATCATGGGTTCTCTGCGCGCCGGCCAGTTCAGCCCGTTCCAGAAGGAACTGATGGGCTGGCTCAACGATGGCGTGTCGCCGCCGATCCACACCGCCAACGTCAGCGGCCGTTACTCGATCGAGCCGTATTCCAGCAGTTCGGTCGGCCCCAAGGCGATCAAGATCCCGCGTGGCGTGGACAGCAGCGGCAAGCAGCTGTGGTACTACATCGAGTACCGCCAGCCCATCGGCGCCGATGCCATGCTTGGCAGCGTCGGCAACCTGACCCGCGGCGTGATCGTGCGCCTGGCGACCGAGGGTGACCGCTACAGCAGCGACCTGCTCGACACCACGCCTGCCAGCTACATCACGACGAACGGCGACTTCCAGGACGGCGCGCTGGCGGTCGGGCAGACCTACAGCGAGGCGGCGGCGAATGTGTCCTTCACGCTCGTCTCCGCCGACGCCAATGGCGCGACGCTCGACGTGAGCATCGGTAGCGGCGGTTCGACGCCGACGTGCACGCGTGCGGCACCGGTCGTGAGCGTGAGCGGCCCCGCGACGGCGGTGGCCGCCGGCACCGCGGTGAACTACGCGGTGAGCGTGACCAACAAGGACAGCAGCGCCTGCAGCGCGACCAGCTTCAGCCTGGCGCGCAGCGTGCCGAGCGGCTGGTCGGGCACGCTGGCGGCGACGAGCCTGACCCTGAGCCCCGGCGCCAGCGCGAGCACCACGCTCGGCGTCGTCTCGGCGGGCACCGCCGCGGCCGGCAGCTACGGCATCGGCGTGGGCGTGAGCAGCAGCACCGGCGCCATTCATACGACCAGCGCCTCGGGCAACTACACCGTGTCCGCGCCAACCGGCACGTTGAGCGAAGCGGTGGCGACCGACAAGGCGAGCTACGCGCGCGGCGAAACCGTGTACATGAGCGCGCTGGTGAAGAAGGACGGCGTCGCCACGGCCGGTGCCAGCGTGAAGTTCACCGTGACCCTGCCGAGCGGCAGCACCACGGTCGTCAGCGCGAGCAGCGGCAGCGACGGTTATGCGCGTGCGACCTATCGCACCGCCAAGGGCAAGGGCGCTGCCGGCAACTACGGGCTCCGCGCGGAGGCTGTGCTCGGCGGCACTGCGGCCAGCGCCAGCGGCAGCTTCCGCGTGCTCTGA
- a CDS encoding Dph6-related ATP pyrophosphatase, giving the protein MQRDPILLSWSGGKDAAWTLHALRQRADVDVVGLLTTVTDGFDRIAMHGIRRDILLAQAAATGLPLVEARIPQQCDNARYEAAFAAALAQARSRWPGLRTIAFGDLFLEDVRQWRAALCARLDWRIDTPLFGADTATLARDMIAGGLRATLCCVDTTQLPGEFSGREFDAALLADLPTGVDPCGERGEFHTCVHAGPMFRHPLALRCGERMLRETRFAYTDLALVV; this is encoded by the coding sequence ATGCAACGAGACCCGATCCTCCTGTCCTGGAGCGGCGGCAAGGACGCGGCCTGGACCCTGCACGCGCTGCGGCAGCGTGCCGACGTCGATGTCGTCGGCCTGCTCACCACCGTCACCGACGGCTTTGATCGCATCGCCATGCACGGCATCCGCCGCGACATCCTGCTGGCGCAGGCGGCGGCCACGGGATTGCCGCTGGTCGAGGCGCGCATCCCGCAGCAGTGCGACAACGCCCGCTACGAAGCCGCCTTCGCCGCGGCGCTGGCGCAGGCGCGCTCGCGCTGGCCGGGGCTGCGCACGATCGCGTTCGGCGACCTGTTCCTCGAGGACGTCCGCCAGTGGCGCGCGGCGTTGTGCGCGCGGCTGGACTGGCGCATCGACACGCCGCTGTTCGGTGCCGACACGGCGACGCTGGCGCGGGACATGATCGCGGGCGGCCTGCGCGCGACCTTGTGCTGCGTGGACACCACGCAACTGCCCGGTGAGTTCAGCGGTCGCGAGTTCGACGCGGCGTTGCTGGCCGACCTGCCGACGGGCGTGGACCCCTGCGGCGAGCGCGGCGAGTTCCACACCTGCGTCCATGCCGGACCGATGTTCCGGCACCCGCTCGCGCTGCGCTGCGGCGAGCGGATGTTGCGCGAAACCCGCTTCGCCTACACCGACCTGGCGTTGGTGGTGTAG
- the ppc gene encoding phosphoenolpyruvate carboxylase — MNLPTTAATPLRTVEFAPTDAFLREDVNMLGALVGEILAEQRSPGFLDDVERLRRAAIERRERNAPAAELAQALQGIELERANDLVRAFATYFQAVNLAERVHRIRRRRDYERQGTAPQPGGLRDALRTLAQRGVGREELLALLPRLRVEPIFTAHPTEAVRRALLKKEREIVTCLVADIDRGRTPAERRADRERIRLALTTSWQTAEAPSAKPSVADEFQHVGYYLSDVLYRVLPVFYEVFEDALRETYGAAVVPDVLGFGSWVGGDMDGNPNVGADTIAATLAGQRALVLAAYRRDLLALGEALSQSLTRVGVSAALLARIEFYREHIPAAAAKLRPRHADMPYRKLLTFIFERLWATQHEEPEGYADAGEFEADIALIGDSLQAHRGEHAGGFAVRRLRRRIACFGFHLAGLDLRQDSATHDAAIAALLGDAAWATRAVSERNARLHRLLRGDEVVDGPGNATSQATLEVFRAVARLRPRYGARAFGPYIISMSRSAADALSVLALARLAGCVERSDGGGDDVPLDIAPLFETVDDLDAAADTLRALFADPLYREHLAARGDRQVVMLGYSDSAKDGGLLASRWALQRTQVALTQLARDSGVRIAFFHGRGGSISRGGGKTERAVIAMPRGSVDGYLRLTEQGEVIHRKYGIRAIALRNLEQATGAVLRATLRPRVAEPREQRWREIATQLAGNARAHYRALVHDDVEFPAYFRAATPIDVIERLRIGSRPSKRAGGVGVLRPPGIASLRAIPWVFAWAQNRSGLTAWYGVGTALQAALQEHGREALAEMARDWPFFTTLIDDVEMVLAKSDLGIFERYSLLAGELHARFHPGIAAEFARTRDAVFAIKGSQELLADDPRLRQSIRLRNPYVDPISLLQVDLLARWRAGGSEDEAMLASLVATVNGIAAGIQNTG, encoded by the coding sequence ATGAACCTGCCGACCACCGCGGCCACGCCCCTGCGCACCGTCGAATTCGCGCCCACCGACGCCTTCCTCCGCGAGGACGTGAACATGCTCGGTGCGCTGGTCGGCGAGATCCTCGCCGAGCAGCGTTCGCCCGGCTTCCTCGACGACGTCGAACGCCTGCGCCGCGCCGCGATCGAGCGCCGCGAACGCAACGCCCCGGCGGCCGAACTCGCCCAGGCGCTGCAGGGGATCGAACTGGAGCGCGCCAACGACCTGGTGCGCGCGTTCGCGACCTACTTCCAGGCAGTCAACCTCGCCGAGCGCGTGCATCGCATCCGCCGCCGCCGCGACTACGAGCGCCAGGGCACCGCGCCGCAGCCCGGCGGCCTGCGCGACGCCCTGCGCACGCTGGCGCAGCGGGGCGTGGGCCGCGAGGAACTGCTGGCGCTGCTGCCGCGGCTGCGGGTCGAGCCGATCTTCACCGCGCATCCCACCGAAGCGGTGCGCCGTGCGCTGCTGAAGAAGGAGCGCGAGATCGTCACCTGCCTCGTCGCCGACATCGACCGCGGCCGCACCCCGGCCGAGCGCCGTGCCGACCGCGAGCGCATCCGCCTCGCGCTCACCACCAGCTGGCAGACCGCCGAAGCGCCGTCGGCCAAGCCCAGCGTCGCCGACGAATTCCAGCACGTCGGCTACTACCTGTCGGACGTGCTCTACCGCGTGCTGCCGGTGTTCTACGAGGTGTTCGAGGACGCGCTGCGCGAAACCTACGGCGCGGCGGTGGTGCCGGACGTGCTCGGCTTCGGCAGCTGGGTCGGCGGCGACATGGACGGCAACCCCAACGTCGGCGCCGACACCATCGCGGCCACGCTCGCCGGCCAGCGCGCATTGGTGCTGGCCGCGTATCGCCGCGACCTGCTCGCGCTGGGCGAAGCCTTGAGCCAGTCGCTCACCCGCGTCGGCGTGTCGGCCGCATTGCTGGCGCGCATCGAGTTCTACCGCGAACACATACCGGCCGCCGCGGCGAAGCTGCGCCCGCGCCATGCCGACATGCCGTACCGCAAGCTGCTCACCTTCATCTTCGAGCGGCTGTGGGCGACCCAGCACGAGGAGCCGGAAGGCTATGCCGATGCCGGCGAGTTCGAGGCCGACATCGCGCTGATCGGCGACAGCCTGCAGGCGCATCGCGGCGAACACGCGGGCGGCTTCGCCGTGCGCCGCCTGCGCCGCCGCATCGCCTGCTTCGGCTTCCACCTGGCCGGCCTCGACCTGCGCCAGGACTCGGCCACGCACGACGCCGCGATTGCCGCATTGCTCGGCGACGCGGCCTGGGCGACGCGCGCGGTTTCCGAACGCAATGCGCGCCTGCACCGCCTGCTGCGCGGCGACGAGGTCGTGGACGGCCCGGGCAACGCGACCTCGCAGGCCACGCTCGAGGTGTTCCGCGCCGTCGCGCGGCTGCGCCCGCGTTACGGCGCGCGCGCGTTCGGCCCCTACATCATCAGCATGAGCCGCAGCGCTGCCGATGCGCTGTCGGTGCTGGCGCTGGCGCGCCTCGCCGGCTGCGTCGAGCGGAGTGACGGCGGCGGCGATGACGTGCCGCTCGACATCGCCCCATTGTTCGAAACCGTCGACGACCTCGATGCCGCCGCCGACACCCTGCGCGCGCTGTTCGCCGATCCGCTGTATCGCGAGCACCTCGCCGCGCGCGGCGATCGCCAGGTGGTGATGCTCGGCTATTCCGACAGCGCCAAGGACGGCGGCCTGCTCGCGTCGCGCTGGGCGCTGCAGCGCACGCAGGTGGCGCTGACCCAGCTGGCCCGCGACAGCGGCGTGCGCATCGCGTTCTTCCACGGCCGCGGCGGCTCGATCAGCCGCGGTGGCGGCAAGACCGAACGCGCGGTCATCGCGATGCCGCGCGGCTCGGTCGACGGCTACCTGCGCCTGACCGAACAGGGCGAAGTGATCCACCGCAAGTACGGCATCCGCGCGATCGCGCTGCGCAACCTGGAGCAGGCGACCGGCGCGGTGCTGCGCGCGACCCTGCGCCCGCGCGTGGCCGAACCGCGCGAACAACGCTGGCGCGAGATCGCCACCCAGCTCGCCGGCAACGCGCGCGCGCACTACCGCGCGCTGGTGCACGACGACGTGGAATTCCCCGCGTACTTCCGCGCCGCCACGCCGATCGATGTGATCGAGCGGCTGCGGATTGGTTCCCGCCCGAGCAAGCGCGCCGGCGGCGTCGGCGTGCTGCGGCCGCCGGGCATCGCTTCGTTGCGCGCGATCCCGTGGGTCTTCGCCTGGGCGCAGAACCGTTCCGGCCTGACCGCGTGGTACGGCGTGGGCACGGCGCTGCAGGCCGCGCTGCAGGAGCACGGCCGCGAGGCGCTGGCGGAGATGGCGCGCGACTGGCCGTTCTTCACCACCCTGATCGACGACGTCGAGATGGTGCTGGCCAAGTCCGACCTGGGCATCTTCGAACGCTATTCGCTGCTCGCCGGCGAACTGCACGCACGCTTCCATCCCGGCATCGCCGCGGAGTTCGCCCGCACCCGCGACGCGGTGTTCGCGATCAAGGGCAGCCAGGAACTGCTGGCCGACGACCCGCGCCTGCGCCAGTCGATCCGCCTGCGCAATCCCTACGTCGATCCGATCAGCCTGCTGCAGGTCGACCTGCTCGCGCGCTGGCGCGCCGGCGGCAGCGAGGACGAGGCGATGCTGGCGTCGCTGGTCGCCACCGTGAACGGCATCGCCGCGGGCATCCAGAACACCGGGTAG